GAGGTTGCGAGAGGGGATAACCGGAGATGGCGACCGgtaggcggtgcgggcgccgcgccgcgctggTGGTCCTGCTCGtctgcgccgcggcggcgcgggctgtGTCGGCCGTCGGCGACGGTACGTGAGCCCCCTGAACTGAAGCTGCATTATCATTAGAGCTGTTCGTGGTTGCGTGGTTAATCAGCGCGTCAACTAACTTAGCGGCATTGCTGCCGGTGGCAACCGCCGAGGTGCAGTATGGCAGTATATGGGAATGAGATCTTCTTTAGCTGTCATCCGTTAGGTAGTTAACTATAGTGGTTGCTATGCTTAGTTCCTTACTGTTACTGATAGCATTATGTTAAGCTGTGGTTAGCTTCTCACTGTTACTGATACTACTGTCACTAATCTTTAAGACTGTTACTGATAGCATTATTGTTAATATAAGCTGTGGTTAGCTGCTGGCTGCTACTGATAGCGTCACTGATCTTTAAGTTATTTAGTGAAAGTAGCAACAGTACCTGCACAACTATGGTGTTCATGCAGTGTCGATTCAGTTAACTTTGTTACAGCTGCCTTTTCTTGACCGTTCTGTATCTGCCAGTATACCGTAGATTACATGTAGTGTATCAGACGCTTCAGCTATGACAAATGTCTTTGTCTCGCAAGATCTTTTTTCTCATTTTACTCTTAAATTACAAACGAGAAATGGGCCGTAGGTGAAACATTTCCCTTTTTCAAAAAGTGGCAACCACCCATTAGACAGAAGCACAACAGGTGTGATGCTTTGCAGAAAGTATGGAAAGAACACAATAATAGACAAAAAATGATGGTACACCGTATTCTTATTCTTTGATAAAGTATCTTCTTGATGAATCGGTTCATGTGGGCTGAAGTTTcagtttttccttagaaaagaACTGGCGTTGTTGACCTGTCAGTTAAGGTTCCCAAAGATACCAGGGCTCTGCTGTCTCACGTGCGTAGGAATATGTATGTCAGAGAAGCAGAACGTTCTGTTTGACTAGTACTAGTATTTTACCAAATCAGAATCTCATCTCATGTGGAGATATGGTTGCCTCCTGATCTCGCAGCATACAGTAAGAACAATTTACAACGGCTCTCTCTTATCGATCGTGGATCATCGATCGTGATGGGATGGGATTGTTTGAGGCCATCACCACATGCACACATCTACATGGTTCGGCTTGCTCAATAATCTTTCCTGTCTGGTGCCGACATGCTTATGATAATGCACGGTAACCTACATGAAGTCCTGATGAGCAACTATGTCATGAACACGTACGTGCTTGTGCAGGCCCGCTGCTGAACGGCAACTTCGAGTACCCGCCGAACCAGTCCCAGATGAGCGGCTCGTCAGTGACGGGGGAGGACGCGATCCCGTACTGGAAGACCGCCGGGGCCGTGGAGTACATCGGGTCCGGGCAGCAGCAGGGGGATATGGTCCTGACGGTGCCGGAGGGCGCGCACGCGCTGCgcctgggcggcggcgcctccGTCCGGCAGCAGCTCAGCGTCACGCGGGGCGCCTACTACTCCATCACCTTCCGCGCGTCGCGCACCTGCGCCCAGGACGAGAAGCTGAGCCTGGAGGTCGTCCCCGTCACCGGCTACCCGGCCCAGACCGGCGAGCTCCCCATCCAGACGGTCTACACCAGCTGCGGCTGGGACTCCTACTCCTGGGCCTTCAAGTCCGAGGCCGGCATCGTGTCCTTCACCATCCGCCACCCccacgaggaggaggaagaccCCGCGTGCGGCCCCATCATCGACGCCATCGCCATCAAGACCATCTACCAGCCACAGCCCACCCAGGGTAAGCCACACTAATACAGGTAGGGCTGAAAAAATAGCTCGGagctcgcgagccggctcgaGCTCGAAGCAGCTCGGCTCGGCTTGAAGTGGCTCGCGAGCCTGgggcgagccgagccgagccaggtATTTTAGCTCGCTGGAGCAACAAGCCGAGACGAGCCAGCCCGCTCGCGAGCTCGGCCAGTATGGCCCAAGGCGGCCCACAGCGGCACAGCCCTACAACACAGCCACACGCCCACGCCCACGTCCACACCTCAGAATCCTAGCGCGATTAACTCTGCAGAGTCTGCACCTCCCAATCCAGATTCACACTTTCAAATGTTCAATAAAAAAATCCACACATCAATCAAATATTCATAATATTTATACAGGAAGCATGTGCATGCAGATTTACTGAATGTCTGATTATTTTATTGGCTCGGCTCGCGAGCCTAGTTCGAGCCGAGCCGAGACTACTCGGGGAGCTCGAAAAATTACCGAgccgagccaggctcggctcggctcgtttccaGCCTTAAATACAGGGATTGCCTATGTGTATAATGATTAAAAACACTTCGCTACCACCATTGAGATTTTCTGAAACCTGGATCCTTAACCTGATGAGCAGACAATCTGCTGGCGAACGGCGACTTCGAGGAGGGCCCGTACATCCCGCCGGACTCCAGGTCGGGGGTGATGGTGCCGCCGGTCGACGAGGACCACGTCTCCCCGCTGCCGGGGTGGATGATCATGTCGTACAAGAAGGTGGTCAAGTACGTCGACGCGGCGCACTTCGCGGTGCCGCGCGGCGTGCGCGCCGTGGAGCTGGTGTCCGGCGTGGAGACCGCGCTGGTGCAGGAGGTGCACGCCACCGTGGAAGGGAGCTGGTACAGGCTGGAGTTCTCGGTCGGGGACGCGGCCAACGGGTGCGGGGCATCGTCCGACTACTCCCCGTCGCCCGGGATGAAGGTGAAGGCG
The sequence above is drawn from the Panicum hallii strain FIL2 chromosome 7, PHallii_v3.1, whole genome shotgun sequence genome and encodes:
- the LOC112901014 gene encoding uncharacterized protein LOC112901014 isoform X1: MATGRRCGRRAALVVLLVCAAAARAVSAVGDGPLLNGNFEYPPNQSQMSGSSVTGEDAIPYWKTAGAVEYIGSGQQQGDMVLTVPEGAHALRLGGGASVRQQLSVTRGAYYSITFRASRTCAQDEKLSLEVVPVTGYPAQTGELPIQTVYTSCGWDSYSWAFKSEAGIVSFTIRHPHEEEEDPACGPIIDAIAIKTIYQPQPTQDNLLANGDFEEGPYIPPDSRSGVMVPPVDEDHVSPLPGWMIMSYKKVVKYVDAAHFAVPRGVRAVELVSGVETALVQEVHATVEGSWYRLEFSVGDAANGCGASSDYSPSPGMKVKASAGSGETTVGVDFRGAGGCTRGRLEFQATTSPTRVVFVSLGYHTKSDNSGTLCGPLVDDVSLVAIAQPSARRLLL
- the LOC112901014 gene encoding uncharacterized protein LOC112901014 isoform X2, producing MGLFEAITTCTHLHGPLLNGNFEYPPNQSQMSGSSVTGEDAIPYWKTAGAVEYIGSGQQQGDMVLTVPEGAHALRLGGGASVRQQLSVTRGAYYSITFRASRTCAQDEKLSLEVVPVTGYPAQTGELPIQTVYTSCGWDSYSWAFKSEAGIVSFTIRHPHEEEEDPACGPIIDAIAIKTIYQPQPTQDNLLANGDFEEGPYIPPDSRSGVMVPPVDEDHVSPLPGWMIMSYKKVVKYVDAAHFAVPRGVRAVELVSGVETALVQEVHATVEGSWYRLEFSVGDAANGCGASSDYSPSPGMKVKASAGSGETTVGVDFRGAGGCTRGRLEFQATTSPTRVVFVSLGYHTKSDNSGTLCGPLVDDVSLVAIAQPSARRLLL